From a single Sphingobium sp. genomic region:
- the rnd gene encoding ribonuclease D: MQILPLITDSARLAEFCARLSRSRFVAVDTEFMRENTYYPELCLVQLADENEAAAIDPKAEGLDLTPMLELITNNEDVLKVFHAGGQDIEIFFNLSGRTPHPLFDTQIAAMALGQGEQIGYSNLVDLWLGIQLDKGARFTDWSRRPLDKRQIDYAVGDVTHLATLFPMMLEKLVKTGRGEWLNDEMERLADPDNYRNDPETAWRRIKLQSRKADVLGRLKALGAWREREAQRKNIPRGRIMKDETMADIASHPPKAQAELPKVRGLSPAWRDNEIGARLMATIADAPPLPKSEMPDRGSNGPGGGKEGALVADLLKLLLKIRSREINVASRLITRSDELERLAAGDREGLELLSGWRFEQFGRDALDLVEGRLAFAVVNGKLKMTRTAEE; this comes from the coding sequence ATGCAGATTCTTCCACTCATCACGGACAGCGCACGACTTGCCGAATTTTGCGCCCGTCTTTCTCGGTCGCGGTTCGTCGCTGTCGACACCGAGTTCATGCGGGAAAATACCTATTATCCCGAACTTTGCCTCGTTCAGCTAGCCGACGAAAATGAGGCGGCCGCAATCGACCCGAAGGCCGAAGGCCTCGATCTGACCCCGATGCTGGAACTGATCACCAACAATGAAGATGTTCTGAAAGTCTTTCATGCCGGCGGTCAAGACATCGAGATATTCTTTAATTTAAGCGGACGGACGCCCCACCCGCTGTTCGATACCCAGATTGCAGCGATGGCTTTGGGCCAAGGGGAGCAGATCGGTTATTCGAACCTTGTAGATTTATGGCTGGGTATCCAACTCGACAAGGGCGCTCGCTTCACAGATTGGTCACGCCGGCCGCTCGACAAAAGACAGATCGATTATGCCGTTGGCGATGTGACGCACCTTGCCACGCTTTTCCCGATGATGCTGGAGAAACTGGTCAAAACCGGCAGGGGCGAATGGCTAAACGATGAAATGGAGCGACTCGCCGATCCCGATAACTATCGCAACGATCCTGAAACGGCATGGCGACGGATCAAATTGCAGTCGCGCAAGGCCGACGTGCTTGGCCGCTTGAAAGCGCTGGGTGCCTGGCGGGAACGCGAAGCGCAGCGCAAGAACATCCCGCGGGGCCGGATCATGAAGGATGAGACGATGGCCGACATCGCCTCACACCCGCCAAAGGCGCAGGCCGAACTGCCCAAGGTACGCGGACTTTCGCCCGCATGGCGCGACAATGAAATTGGCGCCCGGTTAATGGCGACAATTGCCGATGCGCCGCCGCTGCCGAAATCCGAGATGCCGGACCGGGGCAGCAATGGCCCCGGCGGCGGCAAGGAAGGTGCACTTGTCGCCGATCTTCTCAAGCTGCTGCTTAAGATCCGTTCACGCGAGATCAATGTCGCATCGCGTCTGATCACGCGCAGCGACGAATTGGAACGGCTTGCCGCCGGCGACCGTGAAGGTCTGGAACTTCTGTCCGGATGGCGTTTTGAACAATTCGGCCGCGACGCGCTTGACCTTGTCGAGGGGAGACTTGCCTTCGCCGTAGTCAACGGCAAGCTGAAGATGACGCGTACAGCGGAGGAATAA
- the aspS gene encoding aspartate--tRNA ligase, with product MHPYRSHNCAQLRAADVGTTIRLSGWVHRKRDHGGVLFVDLRDHYGMTQIVADSDSPALEILEGLRVESVVTIEGEVKARSASTVNANLPTGEIEVFARGATVLSRADELPLPVAGEQEYPEEIRLKYRFLDLRRETLHANIMTRTAIIRETRRRMEDIGFTEFSTPILTASSPEGARDFLVPSRIHTGKFFALPQAPQQYKQLLMVAGFDRYFQIAPCFRDEDPRADRLPGEFYQLDLEMSFVTQEEVWETMEPVMAGIFETFANGKTVTPAGEFPRIPYAKAMLDYGTDKPDLRNPLIIHDVSEHFRKSGFGLFERIVEGGGVVRAIPAPATAEKSRKFFDDMNDWARSEGHAGLGYVTRKGGEFGGPIAKNHGEEGMQALYAALGLGPDDGCFFAAGKEEQAAKLAGAARTRVGDQLDLIEKDAFRFCWIIDFPFYEWDEDEKKVDFAHNPFSMPQGGLDALNNQDPLTIKAYQYDMVCNGYELASGSIRNQHPDLMVKAFELVGLSKADVEERFGGMYRAFQYGAPPHGGMAAGVDRMVMLLCGVQNLREITLFPMNQRAEDLLMGAPSPATMKQLRELDLRIVEQPKA from the coding sequence ATGCATCCTTATCGTTCACATAACTGCGCCCAGTTGCGCGCTGCCGATGTCGGCACCACCATCCGCCTTTCTGGCTGGGTTCACCGCAAGCGCGACCATGGCGGCGTGCTGTTCGTCGACCTTCGCGACCATTATGGTATGACGCAGATCGTCGCTGACAGCGACAGTCCGGCGCTGGAAATCCTTGAAGGACTGCGCGTGGAAAGTGTTGTGACCATCGAAGGCGAGGTGAAGGCCCGCAGTGCTTCGACTGTCAATGCCAACCTTCCCACCGGTGAGATCGAGGTGTTTGCGCGTGGTGCAACCGTGCTTAGCCGCGCGGATGAACTGCCGCTTCCAGTGGCTGGAGAGCAGGAATATCCCGAGGAAATCCGCCTCAAATATCGCTTCCTCGATTTGCGCCGTGAAACGCTGCACGCCAACATTATGACGCGCACCGCGATCATCCGCGAAACGCGCCGTCGCATGGAAGATATTGGCTTCACCGAATTTTCGACCCCGATCCTGACGGCGTCGTCGCCCGAAGGTGCGCGCGACTTTCTGGTGCCAAGCCGCATTCACACCGGCAAATTCTTTGCGCTGCCGCAGGCACCTCAGCAGTATAAACAGCTGCTGATGGTCGCTGGCTTCGACCGTTATTTCCAGATCGCCCCCTGCTTCCGCGACGAAGATCCGCGCGCCGACCGTCTGCCGGGCGAATTTTATCAGCTCGACCTTGAAATGAGCTTCGTCACCCAGGAAGAGGTTTGGGAAACGATGGAACCGGTCATGGCCGGTATCTTCGAAACATTCGCGAATGGCAAAACGGTTACGCCCGCAGGTGAATTCCCGCGCATTCCTTATGCCAAGGCGATGCTCGATTATGGTACCGACAAGCCCGACTTGCGCAATCCGCTGATCATCCATGATGTCAGCGAACATTTCCGCAAATCCGGTTTTGGTTTGTTCGAACGCATTGTCGAAGGTGGCGGCGTGGTCCGCGCGATCCCGGCCCCGGCAACTGCCGAAAAGAGCCGCAAATTTTTCGACGACATGAATGACTGGGCGCGTAGCGAAGGGCATGCGGGTCTTGGCTATGTCACGCGGAAGGGCGGCGAGTTTGGCGGTCCGATCGCCAAAAATCATGGAGAGGAAGGCATGCAGGCGCTTTATGCGGCGCTTGGCCTTGGGCCCGACGATGGTTGCTTCTTCGCTGCCGGCAAGGAAGAACAGGCCGCAAAACTCGCTGGTGCCGCACGCACGCGCGTCGGCGACCAGCTCGACCTGATCGAAAAGGATGCCTTCCGTTTCTGCTGGATCATCGACTTTCCCTTCTACGAATGGGACGAGGACGAGAAGAAGGTCGACTTCGCGCACAACCCGTTTTCAATGCCGCAGGGCGGGCTTGATGCGCTCAACAATCAGGATCCGCTCACGATCAAAGCCTATCAATATGACATGGTCTGCAACGGCTATGAGCTCGCATCGGGTTCGATCCGGAACCAGCATCCCGATTTGATGGTCAAGGCGTTTGAACTGGTCGGCCTCTCAAAGGCCGATGTAGAAGAACGTTTCGGCGGCATGTACCGTGCCTTCCAATATGGCGCGCCGCCGCATGGCGGTATGGCGGCAGGTGTGGATCGCATGGTGATGTTGCTGTGCGGTGTGCAGAACCTTCGTGAAATCACGCTATTCCCGATGAACCAGCGTGCTGAAGACCTGCTGATGGGTGCGCCATCGCCGGCGACCATGAAGCAGCTTCGCGAACTTGATCTGCGCATTGTGGAGCAGCCAAAGGCTTGA
- a CDS encoding alpha/beta hydrolase produces MTGPTEHRFAAANGELCWFEWGYPADHRPTLLLLHATGFHARCWGATIAALPTDWHIIALDLRGHGRSYRPASLSDWLVTADDVVDFVQANCASPVFAVGHSMGGYVAARTAALVPENIAGLLLVDPVMMPREFYGDVPQNLDGELADHPVARRRARWESADQMNAHFFARSPYAQWRPDVLSDYCRFGLVPAHDGDDWELACPPALEASAYMGSWRNNPYDWIGGIACPTTILRARNAERQGPMDFSISPTAPDLAAAIAGANDLHWPEISHFIPMEVPDRLAALIASLAQPG; encoded by the coding sequence TTGACCGGGCCGACCGAGCATCGCTTCGCTGCCGCGAACGGGGAATTATGCTGGTTCGAATGGGGCTATCCCGCTGACCACCGGCCAACCCTGTTGTTACTCCACGCAACGGGCTTCCATGCTCGCTGCTGGGGTGCAACCATTGCCGCGTTGCCGACCGATTGGCATATCATAGCGCTCGACCTGCGGGGCCATGGCCGCAGCTATCGCCCGGCCTCGCTGTCGGACTGGCTGGTAACAGCCGACGATGTTGTCGATTTTGTGCAAGCTAACTGCGCTTCGCCGGTTTTCGCAGTCGGTCACAGCATGGGTGGCTATGTCGCCGCCCGAACTGCGGCGCTTGTCCCAGAAAATATTGCCGGATTGCTGCTAGTCGATCCGGTAATGATGCCCCGCGAATTTTATGGTGACGTACCGCAAAATCTCGATGGAGAGCTTGCCGACCATCCCGTCGCGCGTCGCCGCGCCCGCTGGGAGAGCGCAGATCAGATGAACGCGCATTTTTTTGCACGCTCACCTTACGCACAGTGGCGCCCTGATGTGCTCTCCGATTATTGCCGTTTCGGTCTGGTTCCTGCGCACGATGGTGACGATTGGGAACTGGCCTGTCCGCCTGCGTTGGAAGCATCGGCCTATATGGGTTCATGGCGCAACAACCCCTATGACTGGATTGGCGGCATCGCCTGTCCGACCACTATCCTGCGTGCGCGCAATGCCGAACGCCAAGGTCCGATGGATTTTTCGATTAGCCCGACCGCGCCCGATCTTGCCGCAGCGATTGCCGGTGCAAACGATCTGCACTGGCCTGAAATTTCTCATTTCATCCCAATGGAAGTGCCTGACCGGTTGGCTGCGCTGATCGCCAGCCTCGCTCAGCCGGGATAG
- a CDS encoding GreA/GreB family elongation factor, with protein sequence MTERTNPITPAGFAALHAEYERLFAVERPAVVEIVSWAAGNGDRSENGDYIYGRQKLRAIDRELGRLSRKMKAAKVIDPTQQPDRNRVFFGATVTIADEDDNQRSVTLVGDDEADAGQGLIGWNSPLARVLRGASVGDLRTVQLPAGAKEWEIVEIRYPG encoded by the coding sequence ATGACCGAACGCACCAATCCCATCACGCCCGCGGGCTTTGCCGCGCTGCATGCCGAATATGAGCGGCTGTTCGCCGTCGAACGTCCGGCGGTGGTCGAGATTGTCAGCTGGGCCGCGGGCAATGGCGACCGCAGCGAAAATGGCGACTATATTTACGGTCGACAGAAATTGCGCGCCATCGACCGGGAACTCGGCCGGCTTTCCCGCAAGATGAAAGCGGCCAAGGTGATTGACCCCACCCAGCAGCCTGACCGTAATCGCGTGTTTTTCGGCGCAACCGTTACCATCGCTGATGAAGATGACAATCAGCGCAGCGTGACACTGGTGGGTGATGATGAGGCGGACGCTGGTCAGGGCCTGATCGGCTGGAATTCGCCGCTTGCTCGCGTTTTGCGCGGCGCCTCTGTCGGCGATCTGCGCACGGTTCAGCTGCCTGCCGGGGCAAAGGAATGGGAAATCGTCGAGATCCGCTATCCCGGCTGA
- a CDS encoding lytic transglycosylase domain-containing protein: MSRMVKHLISASLLAIPATASSTTPEKQEIIWRAGTGEAGEQSALANADPSGGTVSAALQRWRMLSQSGNYSFSDYASFLMAYPDWPNTDEMRKNAEQAINLQSYSPNQAVAYFDRLEPVTNGGRAKYAIALAATGDRARAENWGRRAWREGTLTDEDENRIFQLMAGRLTPADHDARVSRLLWSNAIRAAQRWMPYISTERRSVLEVQLAFELKAPDAADKFAAAGNVALTDAGLVMERVAALRAGGNPLAARELLASRPPLSAPPHVARDWLRMLLTNAEAAEAEGQPELAYRIASKLSDVFPAGTDITRLDLATRDTYTSVAWLAGELAYYKLNRPNDAVSMFKAYTAGARSPQTRAKGMYWAGRASKKAGNMAMAQQYWNDAARFYDFFHGQLALEALDKPLPPVPAAPALPQLAANAVPTTYIAARMSSSFPGWRDSNSFMRALSNSARSEGDFQQLFAWSNMIGRPDLAVIAARSARIEGHSGLIRLGYPMVDVPPDHSDNWTFIHAIARQESQFDRNAVSHAGARGLMQLMPGTARETSGKIALAYRPEALNSDITYNIQLGSTYFQRMLRYYEGSYPLAVAAYNAGPGNVNKWLARNGDPRTGNIDILDWIEQIPIFETRNYVQRVLENAVMYEHLNPDKARYRTATPLSNYLGRRPAT, encoded by the coding sequence ATGTCGCGCATGGTAAAGCACCTGATTTCCGCTTCGTTGTTGGCAATTCCAGCTACTGCCTCTTCGACCACCCCTGAAAAACAGGAGATAATCTGGCGCGCGGGCACCGGAGAGGCGGGCGAACAAAGCGCCTTGGCCAATGCCGACCCGAGTGGCGGTACCGTTTCGGCGGCATTGCAGCGCTGGCGAATGCTCAGTCAGTCAGGCAATTACAGCTTCTCTGACTATGCATCCTTCCTGATGGCCTATCCCGACTGGCCGAACACTGACGAAATGCGCAAAAATGCCGAGCAGGCAATCAACCTGCAAAGCTATTCCCCAAACCAGGCCGTCGCCTATTTCGACCGGCTTGAACCTGTGACCAATGGCGGGCGTGCGAAATATGCGATCGCCCTAGCCGCCACCGGTGATCGGGCGCGTGCAGAAAATTGGGGCCGCCGTGCATGGCGCGAAGGCACGCTGACCGATGAAGATGAAAACCGCATTTTTCAGCTTATGGCTGGCCGATTGACGCCCGCTGATCATGATGCAAGGGTGAGCCGGTTGCTCTGGTCGAATGCCATCCGCGCAGCACAGCGCTGGATGCCTTATATATCGACAGAGCGCCGTTCGGTGCTCGAGGTACAGCTTGCCTTTGAGCTCAAGGCGCCCGACGCAGCAGACAAATTTGCTGCCGCTGGCAATGTCGCGCTGACCGATGCCGGGCTAGTGATGGAGCGCGTTGCCGCGCTGCGGGCCGGCGGCAATCCGCTCGCAGCGCGCGAATTGCTCGCCAGCCGACCGCCGCTGTCGGCACCACCGCATGTCGCGCGCGATTGGCTGCGTATGCTTTTGACCAATGCCGAGGCGGCAGAAGCCGAAGGTCAGCCCGAACTTGCCTATCGGATTGCGTCGAAATTGAGCGACGTCTTTCCTGCAGGCACGGATATCACCCGTCTCGATCTTGCAACCCGCGACACTTATACCAGCGTCGCATGGCTGGCCGGCGAACTGGCTTATTACAAGCTGAACCGCCCCAATGATGCGGTTTCAATGTTCAAGGCTTATACCGCCGGCGCCCGCAGCCCGCAGACCCGCGCAAAGGGCATGTATTGGGCGGGCCGCGCCTCCAAAAAGGCCGGCAACATGGCAATGGCGCAGCAATATTGGAACGATGCTGCCCGTTTTTACGATTTCTTCCATGGGCAACTCGCCCTGGAAGCATTGGACAAACCCCTGCCGCCAGTTCCTGCCGCACCCGCATTGCCACAACTTGCCGCCAATGCCGTGCCAACGACCTATATCGCGGCTCGCATGTCCTCATCTTTCCCCGGATGGCGCGATTCAAACAGTTTCATGCGCGCACTTTCCAATTCTGCGCGCAGCGAAGGCGATTTCCAGCAGCTTTTTGCCTGGTCCAATATGATCGGTCGCCCGGACCTTGCCGTGATTGCAGCACGCAGCGCGCGGATTGAGGGGCATAGCGGATTGATCCGCCTGGGCTATCCCATGGTTGATGTACCACCGGATCATTCAGACAATTGGACCTTCATCCACGCCATCGCGCGGCAGGAAAGCCAGTTTGACCGCAACGCGGTCAGCCATGCCGGCGCGCGCGGCCTAATGCAGTTGATGCCCGGCACCGCACGTGAAACGTCGGGCAAAATTGCCCTAGCCTATCGGCCCGAAGCGCTAAACAGCGACATCACCTATAACATCCAGCTGGGTTCGACTTACTTTCAGCGGATGCTGCGCTATTATGAGGGCAGTTATCCGCTCGCCGTCGCAGCCTATAACGCTGGGCCGGGCAATGTGAACAAATGGCTGGCCCGCAATGGCGATCCGCGAACCGGCAATATCGACATCCTCGACTGGATCGAGCAGATCCCGATTTTCGAAACGCGCAACTATGTCCAGCGCGTTTTGGAGAATGCGGTAATGTATGAACATCTCAATCCGGACAAGGCGCGCTATCGCACGGCAACCCCGCTTAGTAATTATCTGGGACGGCGCCCCGCAACCTGA
- the dapA gene encoding 4-hydroxy-tetrahydrodipicolinate synthase, producing MFSGSIPALVTPFCDGAFSESHFRALVDWQIAEGSSALVPCGTTGEAPTLSYDEHYRVIALCIEQAAGRVPVIAGCGSNDTATAVRHMAFAKAEGAAAALVVAPYYNRPSQEGIYAHFAHLAEKSDLPIIVYNVPARTVTDIQPATLARLSEIPSIVGVKDASGQVARVGEHRLGCGADFNQLCGNDDMALAFNAAGGSGCISVTANVAPRLCAEFQAATLAGDLGKARELNERLLPLHGALFTDASPGPVKYAMSRVINGFPEEVRLPLVRASAASRSAVDAALEIAGLI from the coding sequence ATGTTTTCGGGCTCGATTCCGGCTCTGGTGACTCCTTTTTGCGACGGAGCGTTTTCCGAGTCGCATTTTCGCGCGTTGGTCGATTGGCAAATTGCCGAAGGATCAAGCGCGCTCGTGCCATGTGGCACGACCGGTGAAGCACCGACGCTGTCATATGACGAGCATTATCGCGTCATCGCGCTGTGCATCGAACAGGCTGCGGGCAGGGTGCCGGTGATCGCCGGATGCGGATCGAACGATACAGCAACGGCGGTTCGGCATATGGCGTTTGCCAAGGCAGAGGGTGCGGCCGCAGCCTTGGTGGTGGCACCCTATTACAACCGGCCAAGCCAGGAAGGCATCTACGCCCACTTTGCCCATTTGGCAGAGAAAAGCGACCTGCCGATCATCGTCTATAATGTTCCGGCGCGCACGGTGACCGACATTCAGCCGGCAACGCTGGCTAGGCTGTCGGAAATCCCTTCGATTGTGGGGGTGAAGGACGCTAGCGGGCAGGTTGCGCGGGTGGGCGAGCATCGCCTGGGCTGTGGTGCCGATTTCAACCAGTTGTGCGGAAATGATGATATGGCGCTGGCATTCAACGCGGCCGGCGGATCGGGATGTATTTCCGTGACTGCCAATGTGGCCCCCCGGTTGTGCGCCGAATTCCAGGCGGCAACATTGGCTGGGGATCTCGGCAAAGCGCGTGAATTGAACGAGCGGTTGCTCCCGTTGCACGGTGCGCTGTTTACCGATGCCTCGCCTGGACCTGTAAAATATGCAATGTCACGCGTCATTAACGGCTTCCCCGAGGAGGTTCGTTTGCCGCTGGTTCGTGCCTCGGCCGCCAGCCGAAGTGCGGTGGATGCCGCGCTGGAGATTGCAGGATTGATTTGA
- the smpB gene encoding SsrA-binding protein SmpB yields the protein MARPKPEAFNKVKTVAENRRARYDYHIEDKYEAGIALTGTEVKSLRFGEGSIAESYAEVKDGMEIWLINANIPEFSHGNRFNHEPKRPRKLLLNAREISKLHGAVARQGMTLVPLSIYFNARGRAKVELALAKGKKAPDKRATEKERDWKREQGRLMRERG from the coding sequence ATGGCCCGCCCGAAGCCGGAAGCATTCAACAAGGTCAAAACCGTCGCCGAGAACCGGCGCGCGCGCTATGATTATCATATTGAGGACAAGTATGAAGCGGGGATTGCGCTGACCGGAACCGAGGTCAAATCCTTGCGCTTTGGCGAAGGGTCGATTGCCGAAAGCTATGCCGAGGTAAAGGACGGGATGGAAATATGGCTGATCAATGCCAATATCCCCGAGTTCAGCCATGGAAACCGTTTCAACCACGAACCCAAGCGCCCACGTAAATTGCTCCTTAATGCTCGCGAGATATCAAAGCTGCATGGAGCGGTGGCGCGTCAAGGGATGACGCTTGTGCCGCTGTCGATTTATTTCAATGCGCGCGGCCGGGCGAAGGTCGAGCTTGCCCTCGCAAAAGGCAAGAAAGCCCCCGATAAGCGGGCAACCGAGAAGGAACGCGATTGGAAGCGCGAGCAGGGACGATTGATGAGGGAACGCGGATGA
- a CDS encoding DUF2062 domain-containing protein has product MSKFARWVHEQAPTRDSFERSRFLRPFAHRVFHPALWRFTRRSVPRGVALGLLVGIFLLIPGVQIAGVALLALPCRANIPIGAAMTFLSMPATTPFILAASVYVGESVLRLSGGSERIYELIQTGASLSQWLDFIWTEAPMAMVQGLAGLAIISIIAAAIGYVIAAGVWRLRITRKWRRRSKSHAIGG; this is encoded by the coding sequence ATGAGCAAGTTCGCGCGTTGGGTTCATGAACAGGCCCCCACTCGAGACAGTTTCGAGCGGAGCCGTTTCCTGCGTCCCTTTGCCCATCGGGTTTTCCATCCGGCGCTATGGCGCTTTACCCGCCGTTCGGTGCCGCGTGGCGTTGCCTTGGGACTACTCGTCGGCATTTTTCTCCTGATTCCGGGGGTACAAATCGCCGGCGTCGCATTGCTGGCACTGCCGTGCCGGGCGAATATCCCCATCGGTGCGGCGATGACTTTCCTGTCAATGCCTGCGACGACGCCATTCATTCTGGCAGCGTCGGTTTATGTTGGTGAATCGGTGCTCCGCCTCAGTGGTGGATCAGAACGGATCTACGAATTGATCCAAACGGGTGCATCGCTTTCCCAATGGCTCGATTTCATCTGGACCGAGGCGCCCATGGCGATGGTGCAGGGGCTTGCGGGGCTGGCGATTATCTCAATCATTGCCGCAGCGATCGGCTATGTGATTGCCGCTGGGGTGTGGCGCTTGCGGATTACCCGCAAATGGCGTCGCCGGTCGAAATCACATGCAATTGGTGGATAA
- a CDS encoding M13 family metallopeptidase yields MTFRKLALAVAGVSLAALAAAAPAWAEDKPAAEQKAGPQLGSFGFDAAGMDKTVEPGDDFYAFANGEWAKRTEIPADKSNYGMFTALDDLSKDRVAELLKAESAKTGNKAGDVYASYMDEARVEKLGLKPITPWLKRVRAVKSHADFAKLMPVAARNGVGALFGGYVGQDDKNPDVYIFQIFQGGTGLPDRDMYLVGNAKFEAIRTAYRKFLADMLTHAGEKDAAARADAIFTMEKKIAEVQWTREDSSDATKTYNKMSIAQLDAITPGLKMSPILKALSPKIDEVIVGQPSAITATAKIFSSTDVGVFKDQMIVGSLAGYADVLPNAVADTAFAFYGTTLSGTPKRQERWKRAVDFTQGAVGEEVGRLYAARFFPPETKAAMNQLVENVKAALGRRIEKLEWMQPETKMRAKAKLANFTTKIGYPDKWKDYSDLKIVRGDLFGNQLRANNWSFADNISRLGGPIRRWEWGMLPQTVNAYANFGMNEIVFPAAILQPPFFDPKADAAVNYGGIGAVIGHEISHHFDDQGAKYDENGRLADWWTESDVAAFKKASEALVKQYDGYEVLPGAFVKGEFTLGENIGDLAGLTIAYDAYHASLGGNEAPVIDGFTGDQRFFLGWAQVWRRNYREANLRNRLITDPHSPSIQRAWVMRNLDKWYEAFQPKEDDKMYLKPEDRVCIW; encoded by the coding sequence ATGACGTTCCGTAAATTGGCGCTGGCAGTTGCAGGCGTTTCGCTGGCTGCGCTGGCCGCAGCCGCGCCCGCATGGGCTGAAGACAAGCCTGCAGCAGAGCAGAAGGCCGGGCCGCAGCTCGGCTCGTTCGGTTTTGACGCCGCCGGAATGGACAAAACGGTCGAACCGGGCGACGATTTTTATGCCTTTGCCAATGGCGAATGGGCAAAGCGCACCGAAATCCCTGCCGACAAATCCAATTATGGCATGTTCACCGCGCTTGACGACCTGTCAAAGGATCGCGTGGCCGAACTGCTCAAGGCCGAGTCCGCTAAAACCGGCAACAAGGCCGGCGATGTTTATGCGAGCTATATGGACGAGGCTCGCGTCGAAAAATTGGGGCTGAAACCGATCACGCCATGGTTAAAGCGTGTGCGCGCGGTGAAGAGTCATGCCGATTTTGCGAAACTGATGCCGGTTGCTGCACGCAATGGCGTGGGGGCGCTGTTTGGTGGCTATGTCGGGCAGGACGACAAAAATCCTGACGTTTACATCTTCCAGATTTTTCAAGGTGGCACCGGGCTGCCGGATCGCGATATGTATCTGGTCGGCAACGCGAAATTTGAAGCGATCCGCACTGCCTATCGCAAATTCCTTGCCGATATGCTGACCCATGCCGGTGAAAAGGATGCTGCTGCGCGCGCAGACGCGATTTTCACAATGGAGAAAAAAATCGCGGAAGTTCAATGGACTCGCGAAGATAGTTCCGACGCGACCAAAACCTATAACAAGATGAGCATTGCGCAGTTGGACGCGATCACACCCGGCCTGAAAATGTCGCCGATCCTGAAGGCATTGAGCCCGAAGATTGACGAGGTGATCGTCGGCCAACCGAGCGCGATCACTGCGACCGCAAAGATTTTCAGCAGCACCGATGTCGGCGTCTTCAAGGATCAGATGATTGTCGGCAGCCTTGCCGGCTATGCCGATGTTCTGCCCAATGCAGTGGCCGACACCGCTTTTGCCTTTTACGGCACCACTCTTTCGGGGACCCCCAAGCGTCAGGAACGCTGGAAACGCGCTGTCGATTTCACGCAAGGTGCGGTTGGTGAGGAAGTCGGCCGTTTATACGCCGCCCGCTTTTTTCCGCCTGAAACCAAAGCCGCGATGAACCAGTTGGTTGAAAATGTGAAAGCGGCACTGGGGCGACGAATCGAAAAGCTGGAATGGATGCAGCCCGAAACGAAAATGCGGGCAAAAGCCAAGCTTGCCAATTTCACCACGAAAATTGGCTATCCTGACAAGTGGAAGGATTATTCCGACCTGAAAATTGTTCGCGGTGACCTGTTCGGAAACCAGTTGCGCGCGAACAACTGGTCGTTTGCTGACAATATTAGCCGCCTCGGCGGTCCAATCCGTCGCTGGGAATGGGGCATGCTGCCGCAGACGGTGAATGCCTATGCCAATTTCGGCATGAACGAGATCGTATTTCCAGCCGCAATCCTGCAGCCGCCCTTTTTCGATCCCAAGGCCGACGCCGCCGTCAATTATGGCGGTATCGGCGCGGTGATCGGGCATGAGATCAGTCATCATTTTGACGATCAGGGGGCAAAGTATGACGAAAACGGACGCCTGGCGGACTGGTGGACAGAAAGCGACGTCGCCGCGTTCAAAAAGGCGAGTGAGGCGCTGGTTAAACAATATGACGGCTATGAAGTATTGCCCGGCGCCTTTGTGAAAGGTGAATTCACGCTTGGCGAAAATATTGGCGATCTGGCTGGCCTGACCATCGCCTATGATGCCTATCACGCATCGCTGGGTGGCAATGAGGCGCCGGTGATCGACGGTTTTACCGGTGACCAGCGCTTTTTCCTTGGCTGGGCACAGGTTTGGAGGCGTAATTATCGCGAAGCAAATTTGCGTAACCGTCTGATTACCGATCCGCACAGCCCCTCGATTCAGCGTGCTTGGGTGATGCGCAACCTTGACAAATGGTATGAGGCGTTCCAGCCCAAAGAGGACGACAAGATGTACCTCAAGCCTGAGGATCGCGTCTGCATCTGGTAA